One bacterium DNA segment encodes these proteins:
- a CDS encoding 3-deoxy-manno-octulosonate cytidylyltransferase, translated as MKSPRTLCVIPARYASTRLPGKPLKNLGGRPLILHTVERAEAAASV; from the coding sequence GTGAAATCCCCTCGGACGCTCTGCGTTATCCCCGCCCGCTATGCGAGCACCCGCCTGCCCGGCAAGCCCTTGAAGAACCTGGGCGGTCGGCCGCTCATTCTCCACACCGTCGAGAGGGCCGAGGCCGCGGCCAGCGTTGA